Proteins encoded in a region of the Anopheles ziemanni chromosome 2, idAnoZiCoDA_A2_x.2, whole genome shotgun sequence genome:
- the LOC131294826 gene encoding xanthine dehydrogenase/oxidase-like isoform X2 codes for MEVIFSINSKPYQINAKSVPVDTSLNTFIRNHAHLSGTKFMCLEGGCGACVVNLSGVHPVTGDVFSYAVNSCLFPVLACHGMDVTTVEGIGDKQNGYHPTQKILAHFNGTQCGYCSPGMVMNMYSLLEAKKGKVTMEEIENSFGGNICRCTGYRPILDAFKALAADADPKLKAKCQDIEDLTKICPKTGSACAGKCSAAGKINQKKGLHLNFDENREWHKVYNVSDIFAIFESIGDRPYTLVGGNTAHGVYRRNDGIQVFIDINAVQELRANSVGGSLTVGAGTSLTELMELLGTTAKQNNQFGYLDHLIKHIDLIANVPVRNTGTIAGNLSIKNQHNEFPSDLYLILEAADAKLTILGAHGKTSTVRPSEYATLNMNKKVLLNVILPPLDPSVYIYRTFKIMPRAQNAHAYVNGAFLLKLNGSSIVSSNICFGGINPQFTHAAKTEAFLVGKNLLTNDTVQGALNALKDELNPDWVLPDASPEYRKNLALSLFYKFVLNIAPTLKAPVKAEYQSGGTVLERPLSSGTQSFDTNKENWPLNKDIPKIEGMLQTSGEAKYANDLPVFPNELYAAFVLSTEAQAKIVKIDPSEALKIPGVVGFYSAKDIPGENNFMNFKGFMGPHDEEIFCSEKALYHGQPLGLVVADTFNLANRASKLVKVDYEKTNTVRYPTVRAVLRDNVTERLHDMPYSTLGDAFEAAPVGPVKVKGSFEIGGQYHYTMETQTSVCIPIEDGMDVYSATQWIDFTQIAISKMLKVPENSLNLYVRRLGGGYGSKGTRATLVACAAALAAHKTQRPVRLVMTLEANMEAIGKRYGVFSNYEVDVEKNGKITKLFNEYVHDFGSCLNESMGHCAEFFRNCYDNSAWKTVAKAAVTDAASNTWCRAPGTTEGIAMVETIMEHVAHATGLDPLDVRMVNMPEDLKMRELMPQFRADVEYDARRKQVDEFNRANRWRKRGIAITPMRYPLGYFGSIHALVSVYHTDGSVVITHGGIEMGQGMNTKVAQVAAYILGIPMEKISIKPSANMTSPNAICTGGSMTSETVSFAVKKACEILLERMKPIREAMKDASWETIVENSYYKNVDLCATYMYKAEDLQAYIIWGLTCTELEIDVLTGNVQLLRVDILEDTGESLSPGIDIGQVEGAFIMGVGYYLTEALIFDPETGALLTNRTWTYKPPGAKDIPVDFRIRFLQKSTNAAGVLRSKATGEPAMNMTISVLCALRNAVLAARKDAGLPNEWVPLGAPSTPDQVYLTAGNAVEQYLLN; via the exons ATGGAGGTGATTTTTTCCATCAACTCAAAACCTTATCAAA TCAACGCAAAGAGTGTTCCCGTGGACACCTCGTTGAATACCTTTATCCGGAACCATGCCCATCTGAGCGGCACCAAGTTCATGTGCCTGGAGGGAGGATGTGGTGCCTGCGTCGTCAATCTCAGCGGCGTCCATCCGGTGACGGGGGATGTGTTCTCGTATGCTGTCAACTCG TGTCTGTTCCCCGTGCTCGCCTGTCACGGTATGGACGTGACGACAGTCGAGGGCATCGGGGACAAGCAGAATGGCTATCATCCCACGCAGAAGATTCTGGCGCACTTCAATGGAACTCAGTGCGGCTACTGTTCACCCGGTATGGTGATGAACATGTACAGTCTGCTGGAGGCCAAGAAGGGCAAGGTGACCATGGAGGAGATTGAGAACTCGTTCGGAGGTAATATCTGCCGCTGCACCGGTTATCGGCCGATTCTGGACGCGTTCAAGGCGTTGGCCGCTGATGCCGATCCGAAGCTGAAGGCGAAGTGCCAAGATATCGAGGATCTTACGAAGATCTGCCCGAAGACGGGATCCGCCTGTGCCGGCAAGTGTTCCGCGGCAGGAAAGATCAACCAGAAGAAGGGTCTCCATCTAAACTTCGATGAGAACAGAGAGTGGCATAAGGTGTACAATGTGAGCGATATCTTTGCCATCTTTGAAAGCATCGGTGATCGGCCGTACACGCTGGTCGGTGGTAATACGGCTCACGGAGTGTATCGCCGTAACGATGGGATTCAGGTGTTTATCGACATCAACGCCGTTCAAGAGCTGAGGGCCAATTCCGTGGGAGGTTCGCTCACCGTTGGTGCGGGCACTTCGCTTACCGAGCTTATGGAACTGCTCGGCACAACGGCCAAGCAAAATAACCAATTTGGCTACCTGGATCATTTGATCAAGCACATTGACCTGATCGCGAACGTGCCCGTGCGTAACACCGGTACCATCGCAGGAAATCTGAGCATCAAGAACCAGCATAACGAGTTTCCTTCCGATTTGTACCTAATCCTCGAGGCAGCTGACGCAAAGTTGACCATCT TGGGGGCGCATGGTAAAACGTCAACAGTTCGTCCATCCGAGTATGCTACGTTGAACATGAACAAAAAGGTGCTGCTGAACGTCATTCTGCCTCCTCTTGACCCATCGGTGTACATCTATCGTACGTTCAAGATCATGCCCCGGGCACAAAATGCCCATGCGTACGTCAATGGTGCATTCCTGCTGAAGCTCAACGGTTCCTCCATCGTATCGAGCAACATCTGCTTCGGAGGAATCAACCCTCAGTTCACCCACGCGGCGAAGACCGAGGCATTCTTGGTTGGTAAAAATCtgctaaccaacgacacagtCCAGGGTGCCTTGAATGCGCTCAAGGATGAGTTAAATCCCGACTGGGTGTTGCCCGATGCGTCACCCGAGTACCGCAAGAATCTGGCACTATCGCTGTTCTACAAGTTTGTGCTTAACATCGCACCTACCTTGAAGGCACCGGTTAAGGCGGAATACCAGTCCGGTGGAACGGTCTTGGAGCGCCCGCTTTCCTCTGGAACGCAGTCGTTCGATACGAACAAGGAGAACTGGCCATTGAATAAGGATATTCCGAAGATTGAAGGTATGCTACAAACTTCCGGCGAGGCAAAGTACGCCAACGATTTGCCCGTTTTCCCCAACGAACTGTACGCCGCCTTTGTGCTGTCCACCGAGGCGCAGGCGAAGATCGTCAAGATTGATCCATCGGAGGCATTG AAAATTCCGGGCGTGGTCGGCTTCTATTCCGCGAAAGACATTCCCggggaaaacaatttcatgaACTTCAAGGGTTTCATGGGCCCGCACGATGAGGAAATCTTCTGCAGTGAGAAGGCATTGTACCACGGTCAACCACTCGGGTTGGTTGTTGCGGATACCTTCAACTTGGCCAACCGTGCCAGCAAGCTGGTGAAGGTAGATTATGAAAAAACCAACACGGTACGCTATCCAACCGTGAGGGCCGTTCTGCGGGATAACGTCACGGAGCGTTTACACGACATGCCGTACAGTACACTAGGTGATGCGTTTGAGGCCGCCCCAGTTGGACCCGTGAAGGTAAAGGGTTCTTTCGAGATTGGAGGCCAATACCACTACACCATGGAGACGCAGACGTCCGTCTGCATTCCGATCGAGGACGGAATGGATGTGTATTCGGCCACGCAGTGGATCGACTTCACGCAGATTGCCATCTCCAAGATGCTGAAGGTTCCGGAGAACAGCCTGAATTTGTACGTACGTCGGTTGGGTGGAGGATACGGGTCGAAGGGAACCCGTGCTACTTTGGTTGCGTGTGCAGCGGCCCTTGCCGCTCACAAGACCCAACGCCCGGTGCGTCTGGTGATGACGCTCGAGGCCAACATGGAGGCAATCGGCAAGCGTTACGGTGTCTTCTCGAACTATGAAGTGGACGTCGAAAAGAACGGCAAAATAACCAAGCTCTTCAACGAGTATGTCCACGATTTCGGTTCGTGCCTAAACGAGTCGATGGGTCATTGTGCCGAGTTCTTCCGCAATTGCTACGATAACAGTGCCTGGAAGACGGTAGCCAAGGCGGCCGTTACCGACGCGGCCAGCAACACCTGGTGCCGGGCACCTGGAACTACCGAAGGTATCGCCATGGTGGAGACCATTATGGAACATGTGGCCCACGCGACCGGGCTGGATCCGCTCGATGTGCGTATGGTCAACATGCCGGAAGACTTAAAGATGCGCGAGCTGATGCCACAGTTCCGGGCCGATGTGGAGTATGACGCACGCCGCAAGCAGGTCGATGAGTTCAACCGTGCGAATCGCTGGAGAAAGCGCGGTATTGCCATTACGCCAATGCGTTACCCCTTGGGGTACTTCGGGTCGATCCACGCACTGGTTTCGGTCTATCATACGGACGGCAGCGTTGTCATTACGCACGGTGGCATCGAGATGGGCCAAGGTATGAACACGAAGGTGGCCCAGGTGGCTGCGTACATTCTCGGTATCCCAATGGAGAAGATCAGCATTAAGCCATCGGCTAATATGACTTCACCTAACGCCATCTGCACTGGTGGAAGTATGACCAGTGAGACCGTTTCATTT GCGGTCAAGAAAGCGTGTGAGATCCTGCTCGAGCGTATGAAGCCCATCCGGGAAGCGATGAAGGACGCCTCTTGGGAAACGATTGTGGAAAACAGCTACTACAAGAATGTCGACCTCTGCGCGACGTACATGTACAAGGCGGAAGATTTGCAGGCATACATCATCTGGGGACTCACCTGTACCGAGCTGGAGATCGATGTCCTTACCGGCAACGTACAGCTGCTCCGTGTTGACATCCTCGAGGACACTGGTGAAAGTCTTAGCCCCGGTATCGACATCGGCCAGGTCGAGGGTGCGTTCATTATGGGCGTTGGATACTACCTGACCGAAGCGTTGATCTTCGATCCGGAAACGGGTGCCCTACTGACTAACCGCACCTGGACCTACAAACCGCCCGGTGCCAAGGACATTCCGGTGGACTTCCGCATTCGCTTCCTGCAGAAGAGCACCAACGCCGCGGGGGTACTTCGCTCGAAGGCGACCGGCGAACCGGCCATGAATATGACCATCTCGGTTTTGTGTGCACTGCGCAACGCCGTTCTGGCGGCCCGCAAGGATGCCGGTTTGCCGAACGAATGGGTCCCACTGGGAGCTCCCTCGACGCCGGATCAGGTGTATCTGACGGCGGGTAACGCTGTAGAGCAGTATTTGTTGAACTAA
- the LOC131294464 gene encoding UDP-glycosyltransferase UGT4-like has protein sequence MVSRNSLHAGILLCLFLANGQVEGSKILGIFPTMSKSHWILGSTLMKELALHGHEVTVISPFALPNAPENTRHVKIEHTRMLEDMMDKVFERIDNSIVQKMLNLQYFVHAIANTTLSSPAVQSLLHSDEQFDLLVLEIFLDEVFLGFGDRFNCPVIAMSTFGASAWVTSLIGSPQPLSYIPHPMIGLTSRMNFRQRLTNVLFTGFDEILKSVLFDPIHEEYYRKFFPNAKRSLAEMRRHGVSLVLVNSHFSLSFPRPYLPNLIEVGGFHVNRKVNPLPEDIKNFVEKSKHGVIYFSMGSNIKPSKMDRQKRDDIIKVLSAVKQNIIWKWDDDTLVLDKGKFLLGKWFPQDDILAHPNVKLFITHGGLLSCTESIYHGVPIVGIPIFGDQLLNMARAEQSGWGIGVTYTELNEAIFSKAVNEVLSNDKFASNIKLISRLFRDQPLPPMELARFWIEYVLRHDGAKHLISAAQDLNFFEYNNLDVYAFIAGIVTLVLISITFCVKKIVARLFANKPKKINRKKVN, from the exons ATGGTTAGCCGAAATTCGCTTCATGCCGGAATACTGCTGTGCCTTTTCTTGGCCAACGGTCAAGTAGAGGGGTCGAAAATTCTCGGCATCTTCCCTACAATGTCCAAATCGCACTGGATTCTTGGGTCTACTCTTATGAAAGAACTCGCCTTACACGGTCACGAG GTAACCGTCATCAGTCCTTTTGCGTTACCAAATGCACCTGAAAACACTCGTCACGTTAAAATTGAACACACCCGAATGTTGGAAG ATATGATGGACAAAGTGTTCGAGCGTATCGATAACAGCATCGTGCAGAAAATGCTAAACCTTCAATACTTCGTGCATGCCATCGCCAACACCACGCTATCCTCGCCCGCCGTCCAATCTCTGCTTCATTCCGACGAGCAGTTCGATCTGCTAGTGCTGGAAATATTTCTCGATGAAGTGTTTCTTGGATTTGGCGATCGCTTCAACTGTCCGGTCATCGCAATGTCCACGTTTGGTGCGTCGGCCTGGGTGACCTCACTCATCGGTTCCCCTCAGCCGCTCTCGTACATTCCCCATCCAATGATTGGGCTCACTAGTCGTATGAACTTCCGTCAACGGCTCACCAACGTGCTGTTTACCGGATTCGATGAGATATTGAAGAGCGTGCTGTTCGACCCGATTCACGAGGAGTACTATAGGAAATTCTTCCCTAATGCCAAGCGCTCCTTGGCGGAGATGCGCCGCCATGGGGTGTCACTGGTATTGGTAAACAGTCACTTTAGTCTGAGCTTCCCCCGTCCTTATCTGCCCAATTTGATAGAAGTTGGAGGGTTTCACGTCAACCGGAAGGTTAATCCATTGCCAGAG GACATCAAGAATTTCGTCGAGAAATCTAAGCATGGAGTGATCTACTTCTCGATGGGTTCTAACATAAAGCCCTCCAAAATGGACCGACAAAAACGGGACGATATCATCAAGGTACTATCTGCCGTAAAGCAAAACATCATCTGGAAATGGGATGACGATACGCTCGTTCTGGATAAGGGCAAGTTCCTGCTTGGAAAATGGTTCCCACAGGATGACATTCTTGCCCATCCGAACGTGAAACTTTTCATCACCCACGGTGGTTTGCTGAGCTGCACCGAGTCGATCTACCATGGAGTTCCGATCGTCGGCATACCGATCTTTGGAGATCAGCTGTTAAACATGGCTCGCGCAGAACAGTCTGGCTGGGGCATTGGAGTAACCTATACGGAACTAAATGAAGCTATTTTTAGTAAAGCAGTCAACGAGGTGTTAAGTAATGACAA ATTCGCTTCGAATATAAAACTCATTTCTCGGCTGTTCCGTGACCAACCGCTACCACCGATGGAGCTTGCCCGGTTTTGGATTGAGTATGTACTGCGGCATGACGGCGCCAAGCATCTGATCTCTGCAGCCCAGGACCTCAACTTTTTTGAGTACAACAATTTGGATGTCTACGCCTTCATCGCAGGCATTGTGACTCTAGTGCTTATTTCTATAACATTTTGTGTGAAGAAAATCGTTGctcgtttgtttgcaaacaaacCGAAGAAAATTAACCGAAAGAAGGTTAATTGA
- the LOC131294826 gene encoding xanthine dehydrogenase/oxidase-like isoform X1, protein MVQLEIFFTINRKEYCVNAKSVPVDTSLNTFIRNHAHLSGTKFMCLEGGCGACVVNLSGVHPVTGDVFSYAVNSCLFPVLACHGMDVTTVEGIGDKQNGYHPTQKILAHFNGTQCGYCSPGMVMNMYSLLEAKKGKVTMEEIENSFGGNICRCTGYRPILDAFKALAADADPKLKAKCQDIEDLTKICPKTGSACAGKCSAAGKINQKKGLHLNFDENREWHKVYNVSDIFAIFESIGDRPYTLVGGNTAHGVYRRNDGIQVFIDINAVQELRANSVGGSLTVGAGTSLTELMELLGTTAKQNNQFGYLDHLIKHIDLIANVPVRNTGTIAGNLSIKNQHNEFPSDLYLILEAADAKLTILGAHGKTSTVRPSEYATLNMNKKVLLNVILPPLDPSVYIYRTFKIMPRAQNAHAYVNGAFLLKLNGSSIVSSNICFGGINPQFTHAAKTEAFLVGKNLLTNDTVQGALNALKDELNPDWVLPDASPEYRKNLALSLFYKFVLNIAPTLKAPVKAEYQSGGTVLERPLSSGTQSFDTNKENWPLNKDIPKIEGMLQTSGEAKYANDLPVFPNELYAAFVLSTEAQAKIVKIDPSEALKIPGVVGFYSAKDIPGENNFMNFKGFMGPHDEEIFCSEKALYHGQPLGLVVADTFNLANRASKLVKVDYEKTNTVRYPTVRAVLRDNVTERLHDMPYSTLGDAFEAAPVGPVKVKGSFEIGGQYHYTMETQTSVCIPIEDGMDVYSATQWIDFTQIAISKMLKVPENSLNLYVRRLGGGYGSKGTRATLVACAAALAAHKTQRPVRLVMTLEANMEAIGKRYGVFSNYEVDVEKNGKITKLFNEYVHDFGSCLNESMGHCAEFFRNCYDNSAWKTVAKAAVTDAASNTWCRAPGTTEGIAMVETIMEHVAHATGLDPLDVRMVNMPEDLKMRELMPQFRADVEYDARRKQVDEFNRANRWRKRGIAITPMRYPLGYFGSIHALVSVYHTDGSVVITHGGIEMGQGMNTKVAQVAAYILGIPMEKISIKPSANMTSPNAICTGGSMTSETVSFAVKKACEILLERMKPIREAMKDASWETIVENSYYKNVDLCATYMYKAEDLQAYIIWGLTCTELEIDVLTGNVQLLRVDILEDTGESLSPGIDIGQVEGAFIMGVGYYLTEALIFDPETGALLTNRTWTYKPPGAKDIPVDFRIRFLQKSTNAAGVLRSKATGEPAMNMTISVLCALRNAVLAARKDAGLPNEWVPLGAPSTPDQVYLTAGNAVEQYLLN, encoded by the exons ATGGTTCAGCTGGAGATCTTCTTCACGATCAACCGAAAAGAGTATTGCG TCAACGCAAAGAGTGTTCCCGTGGACACCTCGTTGAATACCTTTATCCGGAACCATGCCCATCTGAGCGGCACCAAGTTCATGTGCCTGGAGGGAGGATGTGGTGCCTGCGTCGTCAATCTCAGCGGCGTCCATCCGGTGACGGGGGATGTGTTCTCGTATGCTGTCAACTCG TGTCTGTTCCCCGTGCTCGCCTGTCACGGTATGGACGTGACGACAGTCGAGGGCATCGGGGACAAGCAGAATGGCTATCATCCCACGCAGAAGATTCTGGCGCACTTCAATGGAACTCAGTGCGGCTACTGTTCACCCGGTATGGTGATGAACATGTACAGTCTGCTGGAGGCCAAGAAGGGCAAGGTGACCATGGAGGAGATTGAGAACTCGTTCGGAGGTAATATCTGCCGCTGCACCGGTTATCGGCCGATTCTGGACGCGTTCAAGGCGTTGGCCGCTGATGCCGATCCGAAGCTGAAGGCGAAGTGCCAAGATATCGAGGATCTTACGAAGATCTGCCCGAAGACGGGATCCGCCTGTGCCGGCAAGTGTTCCGCGGCAGGAAAGATCAACCAGAAGAAGGGTCTCCATCTAAACTTCGATGAGAACAGAGAGTGGCATAAGGTGTACAATGTGAGCGATATCTTTGCCATCTTTGAAAGCATCGGTGATCGGCCGTACACGCTGGTCGGTGGTAATACGGCTCACGGAGTGTATCGCCGTAACGATGGGATTCAGGTGTTTATCGACATCAACGCCGTTCAAGAGCTGAGGGCCAATTCCGTGGGAGGTTCGCTCACCGTTGGTGCGGGCACTTCGCTTACCGAGCTTATGGAACTGCTCGGCACAACGGCCAAGCAAAATAACCAATTTGGCTACCTGGATCATTTGATCAAGCACATTGACCTGATCGCGAACGTGCCCGTGCGTAACACCGGTACCATCGCAGGAAATCTGAGCATCAAGAACCAGCATAACGAGTTTCCTTCCGATTTGTACCTAATCCTCGAGGCAGCTGACGCAAAGTTGACCATCT TGGGGGCGCATGGTAAAACGTCAACAGTTCGTCCATCCGAGTATGCTACGTTGAACATGAACAAAAAGGTGCTGCTGAACGTCATTCTGCCTCCTCTTGACCCATCGGTGTACATCTATCGTACGTTCAAGATCATGCCCCGGGCACAAAATGCCCATGCGTACGTCAATGGTGCATTCCTGCTGAAGCTCAACGGTTCCTCCATCGTATCGAGCAACATCTGCTTCGGAGGAATCAACCCTCAGTTCACCCACGCGGCGAAGACCGAGGCATTCTTGGTTGGTAAAAATCtgctaaccaacgacacagtCCAGGGTGCCTTGAATGCGCTCAAGGATGAGTTAAATCCCGACTGGGTGTTGCCCGATGCGTCACCCGAGTACCGCAAGAATCTGGCACTATCGCTGTTCTACAAGTTTGTGCTTAACATCGCACCTACCTTGAAGGCACCGGTTAAGGCGGAATACCAGTCCGGTGGAACGGTCTTGGAGCGCCCGCTTTCCTCTGGAACGCAGTCGTTCGATACGAACAAGGAGAACTGGCCATTGAATAAGGATATTCCGAAGATTGAAGGTATGCTACAAACTTCCGGCGAGGCAAAGTACGCCAACGATTTGCCCGTTTTCCCCAACGAACTGTACGCCGCCTTTGTGCTGTCCACCGAGGCGCAGGCGAAGATCGTCAAGATTGATCCATCGGAGGCATTG AAAATTCCGGGCGTGGTCGGCTTCTATTCCGCGAAAGACATTCCCggggaaaacaatttcatgaACTTCAAGGGTTTCATGGGCCCGCACGATGAGGAAATCTTCTGCAGTGAGAAGGCATTGTACCACGGTCAACCACTCGGGTTGGTTGTTGCGGATACCTTCAACTTGGCCAACCGTGCCAGCAAGCTGGTGAAGGTAGATTATGAAAAAACCAACACGGTACGCTATCCAACCGTGAGGGCCGTTCTGCGGGATAACGTCACGGAGCGTTTACACGACATGCCGTACAGTACACTAGGTGATGCGTTTGAGGCCGCCCCAGTTGGACCCGTGAAGGTAAAGGGTTCTTTCGAGATTGGAGGCCAATACCACTACACCATGGAGACGCAGACGTCCGTCTGCATTCCGATCGAGGACGGAATGGATGTGTATTCGGCCACGCAGTGGATCGACTTCACGCAGATTGCCATCTCCAAGATGCTGAAGGTTCCGGAGAACAGCCTGAATTTGTACGTACGTCGGTTGGGTGGAGGATACGGGTCGAAGGGAACCCGTGCTACTTTGGTTGCGTGTGCAGCGGCCCTTGCCGCTCACAAGACCCAACGCCCGGTGCGTCTGGTGATGACGCTCGAGGCCAACATGGAGGCAATCGGCAAGCGTTACGGTGTCTTCTCGAACTATGAAGTGGACGTCGAAAAGAACGGCAAAATAACCAAGCTCTTCAACGAGTATGTCCACGATTTCGGTTCGTGCCTAAACGAGTCGATGGGTCATTGTGCCGAGTTCTTCCGCAATTGCTACGATAACAGTGCCTGGAAGACGGTAGCCAAGGCGGCCGTTACCGACGCGGCCAGCAACACCTGGTGCCGGGCACCTGGAACTACCGAAGGTATCGCCATGGTGGAGACCATTATGGAACATGTGGCCCACGCGACCGGGCTGGATCCGCTCGATGTGCGTATGGTCAACATGCCGGAAGACTTAAAGATGCGCGAGCTGATGCCACAGTTCCGGGCCGATGTGGAGTATGACGCACGCCGCAAGCAGGTCGATGAGTTCAACCGTGCGAATCGCTGGAGAAAGCGCGGTATTGCCATTACGCCAATGCGTTACCCCTTGGGGTACTTCGGGTCGATCCACGCACTGGTTTCGGTCTATCATACGGACGGCAGCGTTGTCATTACGCACGGTGGCATCGAGATGGGCCAAGGTATGAACACGAAGGTGGCCCAGGTGGCTGCGTACATTCTCGGTATCCCAATGGAGAAGATCAGCATTAAGCCATCGGCTAATATGACTTCACCTAACGCCATCTGCACTGGTGGAAGTATGACCAGTGAGACCGTTTCATTT GCGGTCAAGAAAGCGTGTGAGATCCTGCTCGAGCGTATGAAGCCCATCCGGGAAGCGATGAAGGACGCCTCTTGGGAAACGATTGTGGAAAACAGCTACTACAAGAATGTCGACCTCTGCGCGACGTACATGTACAAGGCGGAAGATTTGCAGGCATACATCATCTGGGGACTCACCTGTACCGAGCTGGAGATCGATGTCCTTACCGGCAACGTACAGCTGCTCCGTGTTGACATCCTCGAGGACACTGGTGAAAGTCTTAGCCCCGGTATCGACATCGGCCAGGTCGAGGGTGCGTTCATTATGGGCGTTGGATACTACCTGACCGAAGCGTTGATCTTCGATCCGGAAACGGGTGCCCTACTGACTAACCGCACCTGGACCTACAAACCGCCCGGTGCCAAGGACATTCCGGTGGACTTCCGCATTCGCTTCCTGCAGAAGAGCACCAACGCCGCGGGGGTACTTCGCTCGAAGGCGACCGGCGAACCGGCCATGAATATGACCATCTCGGTTTTGTGTGCACTGCGCAACGCCGTTCTGGCGGCCCGCAAGGATGCCGGTTTGCCGAACGAATGGGTCCCACTGGGAGCTCCCTCGACGCCGGATCAGGTGTATCTGACGGCGGGTAACGCTGTAGAGCAGTATTTGTTGAACTAA